The genomic stretch TGCAGTTCATGCGCCGGCCGCTGCGGCCCGCCGCCGGCCGCGTCATACCGCTCTCTCTGGACACTTTCGTCAAGGTACTCGATACGTCGAACTGGATATCGTTTGCCCGCAGAGCAATATCTAAAATGAGTTGGCGAATAAGTGATTTATATTCACTTAGTAAATATCATGAagcaaagcaaaaaaaaattaaatgtatatgtcGTCATAATAATTGATCGTGATTTGTACTGCTATACACTTCTTTTTTGCAGATTCTTAAATCTTCTTATACGTTCTACGCTGTCCTTCGACAAACTAACAAGTAAAACAAGAGAAAAGCTCGCAACAATAATCATTCGTGATGTAGATtgctaacaattaaattatttaataaatttactgtCGCATTAATGTGCCTCTTATAATTTTGTTGTCATTGATCTTGAACTTTCTTAATATTTCTGATACTCTTAttgaataacaatttaatagtttttataagttgtgtttatgaaattatataaatattctatttaaataagctGTAAATAAATCATGTTGATGGAGATAAGACAGACTAGACACATTAAATTCGAGCGTGTGAGGTCAGTgtgagaataataataattatttgtgtacTTATGTCGAATAAGTTGAGAGGCGCTCGCGTGTTGTTACTTAAACTGATCCATTACAAATGTACGAGAATCTAGATGATGAATTGAAATGAATGTACAACGCAATCCAAAATATTCCATATCTGTGCGGAACGTTGGACGCTGACGAGCGTTTGTGTCAGAGAGAACATAAGACGGCTCGACCGCGGAGTGCCGGCTGGCCGAGGCGCTCCAAAGCCCGGATGCTAACGACGGCTCCTTACAAAAATTCAATCTAAAGCGAGCCGCtctcatttcaatttaatatgaatataattttcattcatttGCATTTCATTCAGTCGCGCGGCccgcttatttatttacattcatcGTCGGAGCGGCTCGCCCCGTCCGGcactacaattaaatatttcaaaagagaTACTACTTGGAGCGTTGCCTCCGAACTTGCAGACTGTTTATGCGATGGCTGCGATGGCTTTTGTTTGTGGTACATTTTATTTGGGAACATCAGTTTAGTTTCATGAGCATGTTGTTAGTCGTTTAGACTGgattaaaataattcgaaatatGCAAATCTTTTTTATATCTTCGGACGTCTGACTGTATTAACGACTGTAGACCGTTTTCCCTCGCAGTCGATCTCCTCGTGTCTCAAGAATTCTGTTTAATGTCGTTAACCCTCTGCCACTTCTCggcatatttacaataatacaaaacCTGACAGCTAAATACATTAACCCTTTGGGACGTTCCGGTCCCAAAACTATTAACCTCTGTCAAATGAAGTTTATGCTGGCCGATGACTGTTTGCAGAAATTTACGAGTTGATTATTTCgtgttgtttttaaaaatacttagagTGGAATATAATGCCTAATAGTGGAgggataaaataagtaataaaattactacGCAATACTTAGAAGCATTTTCTACTCGAGCTTCGGGTTGATGTTGTCATCGCTCGGAACAAGGTACTTAACAAAAGGTCCTAGAGATGAAGGCGATATGTGGTTACCGTACGGGGCCGCGGACGGCGCCTACGTTTCTCGCAGTAGATACACTCTGAGATCTTCCATACGAGGTGCTCGCGGTAAGTACTAGTTTCATATGTAAACCAGGATGATTGGCGACCGTGCAGAGTCCGGGATTATGGGGCTTGATTTGCCCCAAATCCGCTTTAGCTCGACGACGAGAACTGGACCAGTACAGGAGTCCTAGCGACAGTGGAAGAGATTTGCCTTCGTATGTCTCTAGGTGACGAGAAGAGGTTGaacttaatatttgtaaaataataaaataaagaactaAGTAGAGTATAAATAGCGGCTTGGAGTTTGGAAGGGCGTGGATGCGTAAGTAATGTCCGTACTTACCCGTCCACAGAAGTCACTACAGCGACGGTCAGTCCTCGCTCGGGTCGTATTGCATTAcagtataaaaacaattatgtatttatcaaaatatacgaGGTAGTgagtaacatataaaaataggGTTTAATTAATCAAGTACAAGATgcaataaataagattattttaaaacaaggaCTGCCTGAGAAAAGTTTGTAACacacttttataaaacaatattatgaagGGAGTTGCGCACGGCCGCGTCCGGCGCAGCGCCGCCGCGATAGCGTCGCGCCGCTCAAACTTCTAAATATTGTCTGTTTTCACCTGCAGCGAGGTTTTATCTCTTGAATAAAATGTTGTTCGTGCAACATTGCTTTGACGTACACGCGGCTTGAACGTACGCCTGATAGCAGCGAGACTTGATGTTGCCTCGTTATATGCCTGATATACGAGAACATTGTTAACAGCTATATAAGTTTCCTGCTGGCAGATAACTTTCTAGGAGACTTAGAACATTATCTGCATGTCAATCAAACGTATTTTTAAGTAATGATCGCAATTCCGTACTACAATTTCCGTTTTAGCTTATTTTATTAGGATTGAATTCGTCCAGACAATACGAAAAAATACTTATCTTATCGTATCTAAACCTAAGCAATCACctaaatcataatattgtaaGGATCAGAAGtggttaaagattaaaaaaaaataacaaatatgacaaacactatatttctatttcttacaatttattttaaggaaacAAAATGTCAATCAACACTTTAACAAAAACACACAGCAATTCGATAATAGAAATAAACGTAAACAAGAGAGTAATTGAAGGGCTCACGTGACCAGCGTTCCGACCTCTCGGACTGTCGACAAGGAAATGTTCCTACAAACATCTGTTACCGCTCTTTTATAAGATTCGGGTAGcagcaaaaaaattgtttgtccGATTTTATAGAAGCTTAGCTTATACGGCCTCTCCTGACTGTAGGTCGCCCTCGACCGTAGTGCTACAGCCAGCAACCTCGGTATTTGATGTTCCtgccttcagattttcatccacGGGTAGTTCGGATGAAGTATCGACCGAACTCGCCTGGTTGGAGTTTTCATTTTCGCCTAAAAACAGAATTAAAGAATTAGAACTAATTGCTCAGAGAGTGCATCATTTCCATTCAATCTCGAGTATGCCCCTTTCACACAACAGTCACTTAATTCATTCGTCACTCACTAAACCTCTGACATTACTAAGCTTTCATACATCACAACCTATAGAGACGTCTCTCTTTTTGCACTTAAAATTTGGTGTATTCAAATGTTCTAATACATGGCTGGGATCTGGATTTGTTGCAGAAAATTGCCACCTGCAACAGTGTCGCAAACAACGCGACTGCCCGCCTAGCAAACATGCTACGGGCCCCTGGCGACTTGACAATACAATTGCCAACGCCAATGCGACTTGACAACAATATGTCAACGCATGAGGCGACTCGACACCAAAGCGGTCGACGCCAGTGCGACTCGAGAATGATAATACTCGACGCACAAGGCGACTTGACATGTGTAGACGTTTACCAACGACTTTGTAAACACAGTCAACGCCATAGTACGCTGGTTAATAAAAACCAGAACTCGTGGACGCCTTGATTAGCAAAACCAACGCCCGAGGACGCCTTGGTTAACAGAACCAACGCCCGAGGATGCCGTGATGAGGAAGACTGTATTAGCTTCCTTATCAGACCATCTGCATCTGTGACTCATAAGCAAACTTAATGATGTGTTTCATTGCTCatctaaatcaaaaatatttaaacaaaatgtgtTTGAGCGAcggatttgattattttaattgtttaattacttttttttttttttttgtttcttattttaactTTTGATTGAGACGAGCAAATCCACGAAATTACGAATCATTAAGGACAGGGTATTAAAATTGCTTACTTTCAAAAAACGCAGCACATGTCTCAGGGCACCATTCGCCCCGCCATGGTATCATGTATTGTGCTGCCGCTTGGGTCGTCTTGCCATAACCACCGCTAAGAAGTTTTAGTTCATAGCGTCCACTCGGCAAGATCTTCACGACTTTGTATGGACCGCGCATGCCTGGGTCGAGCTTTCCAGTGACCTGTGAAAACttgataacaaaaacaaaatcatcaAGGTTAAACTTTCGTGGCTCGtgtctgtttttatttacacgGTTGTCCTGTTTGGCCTGGTTGTCCTTAAGCAATGTACGAACTCTGTTTCGTGACATTTCTCGAAAGGCTTCCCGATTAGGCGATGTTGTATCAAGGGCTAAATCACGTACCAAGGCACGGATAACCGGAGTGCTTGTTTCAGTTCCGATCAGGATATTTAGTGGAGAAGATCGAATCGTCTTCTGTTTAGTTATATTTAGAACTAGTTGAATCTTCCATAGAGTATCCGACCATGAAGCATTTCTATAGTTGACCTGAATCCGAATCATATTTAATACTGTGCGAATGTACCTCTCGACTTGTCCGTTGGCATGATGCATTTCGGGTGTTATATGGTGTAGGTCACATCCGAGTTCGTTGATCCATTTTGCAAATTCGGTCAATTCGAACATACGTCCTTTGTCAGTAATTATAAGCTTTGGTACACCAAATAAAGAAATTGATTTTTTGACAACGTTTTTGAGCTCCTCTACATCCTGTCGCGAAATGGGATACAACAAGCAGTACTTCGAAAAAGCATCAACCATCACCATTATGAATTTATATCCTTTAGACACCGGCAGTGGACCTAATGCGTCCATATGAATAGTTTGAAAAGGTACCTCTGGCTTTTCCCACGACGTAATAGGCTGCAATGGATTTCGTGGTACGCGTTTTTTTGATAGGCATACTAAACAGTGGGCAACGTACTTATCAACGAACTGCTTGAGTCCAGGGAaccaaaaatgtttcaatatcaGATCCATGGTTTTCTCGGCTCCAATATGTTCGTGCTCATCGTGAAATATTCGAAGTAGGCTTAGACGATTCCCCTTTGGGATGAAACAAAGGAGACGAGGCTCCTCACCCACCGgtacatatttatagtaaaggAGATCGTTGCGAGCTACATACCGATTTGTATCAAGGCTGCCATCTCGAAGCTTTTGAAGAAGGTCTTGTGTTTCATTGTCAGCTGCTTGAGCTATTTGTGCCCAGTTGCGAGGCCTAGAAATATAATTGACAGTACCGGCTGGATTACGACTCAAGTAGTCCACGTGAGGCAACATTTCTCCCTTGCGATACTCAATGGAGAAATCGAAGTCCTGAAGATATATCCACCAGCGCGCTGCACGAGGCACAAGATCTTTCTTCTTTTCTGTGGATTTTAAAGCGTTACAGTCGGTAACAACTACAAATTTGATGCCAACTAAATAGTGTCGGAAGTGTTGAAGCCCTTTAACAACAGCAAGCGTCTCAAGCTCATATGAATGGTACTTACACTCAGCACCTTGGGTCACCTTGCTGAAATATGACACTACATGTTTCTTACCATCCGGATGGGTTTGTAATAGCACTGCTCCATAGCCAACACTGCTCGCATCTGTATGTACTTCAGTTGGAAGCTGAGGATTGAAAATTGTGAGCACTGGTTCTGAAGTCAAATGAGTAATTAATTCTTGACGAATTGCTTCGCACTCGACACTCCATTGAAAGTCAATACCCTTTCTTGTCAGGCGTGCTATAGGAGCAGTTTTAATGGCGTACCCCTTTATGTACCTGCGGAAGTAACCGGCAAGCCCAAGAAGTTGTCGAACCTGCTTCACATTTTTAGGCGGTGATGTATTCAAGAGAGCATCTATTTTTCTAGGGCTCGGTCTCACCTGACCTTGGCTAATAAGCCTGCCTAAATACTCTACCTCGGTTACTAAAAAGGAACATTTTTTAAGGTTAATGGAAAAACCGGCCTGTGTAAGTGTGTACAGTACTTTGCGAAGTAACTGTATGCCTTCTGATACCGAATTACTCAAAAGGAGCACATCATCCACGTAAACCAATACGTTTCCTTCGTTAATACAGTCACGTAAGGTATCGTTGATGATACGCTGATAGACTATAGGTGAATTGGCTAAACCAAATGGCATTTTGACATATTCAAAATGGTCTTCCGGTGTCACAAACCCCGTTAAATGGAtgcattctttttttatgggTATCTGGTGAAAACCAGTGGCCATGTCAAGGCTAGAGAAGTATTTGTGATTCCCTAACCTATCAATGTGATCGTCAATTAGGGGTAATGGGTATCGATCTTTAACCGTCATTCGGTTGAGAGCTCTAAAATCCACGCATAATCGATCCGAACCATCTCGCTTTTTAACCAAAATAATTGGACTTGCGTATTCGGATTTAGATCTTCGAATTATACCCTTGTTCAAAAGATCATTTGTAATCTCTCTAACCTTCAATTTTTCCGCGTAAGAGAGTTTGTATGGGCAATGTACTACAGGGGTAGTGCTTGTAAGTTTGATTTCCATTTCCCCTGTTTTTACAGTAGTCGCGGCAGTACCggaaattaaatattcagaAAACTCGGCAAATACGGAATGCAAGGCAATACGGTCAGAACCCTGAAGGGGTGTATTTATTTGATCGAGGTTTTCAACTGTGACTGTATTTATGCAAGATGATGGTTTATCTGAACGCGTGAGATACTGTTCGTCTTTTGTGCGTATGTATGTCACCCCGTCGCGGTTAAGAACATCAGTCCCGATAATGATGGGCGTATTCATATAAATGGAAGGCACTACAACCAGATCCACTTCAATGCTAATGTCTCTAAATTCAACTGTGACCGTAACAAACGAAGTGGCAACTATTTCGGTGTCGCTTATACCTTTTAGTATACAACGAGTTGTTTTTTGTTGACATGGAATGTACTTAAGAACATCGTAAGAAATTAATGAGACATTTAGAGCACCACTATCTATGAGAACATCCATGGGAATACCTTCTACCACAGCGGTGGTTATGTCGTGATTTGGTACGTCCGAGGTAGATCGATCAGAGCAGAGATTAACATTACGGTAATTACGCGGTTCTGAACGTGTTTTCGCGAAACAAACATCTTCGTTGTGTCCCGGTTTCttacaaaaattacaaatgttaGTATTGCGTTGAACCGGCGAACTAGTtacagattttaatttttttgaacaaTTTCGACTTAAGTGACCTCGTTGGCCACACACAAAACAATTAATGTTAGAAGTATATCCACGCTTTTGTAATTGGGGTTTCTTTGAAGGGAACTTAGGCTTGTCTTTATTTGGCTTAGTGTAAATAGAGAGAAAGGAAACGAGGTTGTCTGGGGTTAAATTCGCGTTTGCAGCAGCCGCACGAACCTGAGGGCTATCGATACCCCGAATAACAATAAGTGTCCTTAGTTCGTCACTGAGTCCCTGAACGATTCGTAAACGTAAAAGAGTACGACGTGCATATTCAGCGTACGTTTGATATTTATCGGATGTCATATTCATTGCATCGTAAAGGATATTAGCGTAATCTAATTTTGAAGGGCAAAGTGGTTTAAATTCACGCTTGAAATTAGACCAACTTCGGTCGTTGGTCACCCATTCGCTAAGCCACAACCTAGCGTCCCCTTTCAAACATGAAGCTACTCGCGATAAACATTCGCTGTCGGTCCATCCATTAGCGTCTCTAGCACGTTCAACTTCTTCGCACCACACTTCGATGTTATTTATAGAGGGGTCAAAATTAgacacaaaataattttgtgatCTTATAGGTTGAGTAGATTTGAGAGTTTCTATTAAAGCTTGTGCAAGCAAAGATGCGTCGGAGCACCGACCAGCTGATTCTGGACACGTATCTTGATGAAGAGAATTGACCGTATTAGAGCTATTCCGATTAGACGCGAGGTTATATATGGATGTGTGAGGTATATCATTAGAACAGGTGGAAGCCGTTTTCGTATTATTTGGTTGCAAATGTTTGTTTGGGGGCGGACTAGGAGTTCGAGTATGGTTTGTGCGTTCCCTAGATTCGCGATGTCTACTACCCTGAGAGTTACTTAACGAACGCCGCGATAGTCTTTTGGAATAACGTTGGTGACGTAAATGTGATTCTGAATGTTGACCGCGACGGCGATGTCGTGAACTATGGCGAACTTTACATTGAGAGGATCTAGTACTATCGCTCGAACTAAACGAAGAACGACGGGATCTACCACGAGAACGGGAGTGTTTGCGCGAGTATCGATTCGTACGAGTACGCGAATTATAACGTGGACGGTGTCGACTTCGGTCGCGCGAGCCACTTCGCGAACGAAACCGAGTACTACTACGCGATATACTACGTACCATTTTtgacaaaaacaacaaaaaaaaaacacaaaacacaaaaaaaagactttaaagaaaaacaaacaaaaatacgaTTGTGGAGGGTGATATTTTGTTTCCTTTAAAAAGATCAGAAGtggttaaagattaaaaaaaaataacaaatatgacaaacactatatttctatttcttacaatttattttaaggaaacAAAATGTCAATCAACACTTTAACAAAAACACACAGCAATTCGATAATAGAAATAAACGTAAACAAGAGAGTAATTGAAGGGCTCACGTGACCAGCGTTCCGACCTCTCGGACTGTCGACAAGGAAATGTTCCTACAAACATCTGTTACCGCTCTTTTATAAGATTCGGGTAGcagcaaaaaaattgtttgtccGATTTTATAGAAGCttagcttataatattatatttttctgaaacagaaataaattaaaatggcgGTACTAGAGGAAGGCGAGGCTGGAGATAATTCAAAGGCAGAGCTGTTCATGGATTTCTTTGTTTTCCGAAACTCAATTTCGCATGAAGCTCAATTTAGCGCCGCACGCCTCGCCCGCCACGGCTGCTCTTATATAACAGGATGCCAGAAAATATTCAATTGAGACATTaacaaaattgttaaggaacttTGGTAAGCTAGAAAACCTACAACCTTTTAGACGATTATTTTCGTCTCcacgtaattttaattatcataattaatatatttgaaattacgcGGTTAAAGTCCGAGGAGTTGTGTGATATAACTAACTGCGGTTTTTGTAACCTGTATGTTAGAAAAACACAGAAAACAACAATTTGGACTTAACTAGCCGTCGCGAGTCGTCGAGCGTGGCCGCCCGGTGACGTCACAGTATAGCACCGTTATTGCTCATCTTAAGATTAGTCTAATTAATTGCCAGAGATAATGCGTTATATGCAATCAATATCATGTTCCCGCGCTCAAGTCGCTTCGCTCTGAGCTcggatttaattaataacagtatAACTATCAAAGGATTACTGAAGGTCTGCCGCAATATCGAGCATACTATAGCTATGTGCGTATACCGACCTCCACAATcggattttaacctttttgaatgtgtgatggaggacgcccttaagcgagtctgtactgggcgaaagaatatagttatttgtggagattttaacattgacattttagtgcaatcttccataagtactaggttcataaatttatttcaatcttataatctaaataacatattttgtgaacctacaagaatatcagcgacttccgcaacctgcatagataacgtgttttgtagttgtgaggccgttaataagaaaatcttatcaaaccttacatcagatcactttggccaaatggtgtcaataggtataaaaaaaaatcaaaagaaacgaaaaatcacttgtaggccaattactgtaaaaggtttaatcaactttaataatgctttacactgtagccttgcaaaattgaatcttagctcaaatgatcccaactctttatataattctcttttacaagtaattaataacgaattcaataaaatatttcagttaaaaaccttttatcaaaacaatgaaatgcagttctcagactgggccactaccggtatctatataagtcgaaataaattgtatgagctatatgaacttaagaaatataatcgtgattgtaaatttatcaattttgttaaaaaatattccaagttatttaaacaagtttgtcaaacagctcgttcgttgcatattaaaaataaaatcttaaaatctaataataaaatgaaaactacttgggatattataagttcggaaacaggtaggttgaagtttgatgcagggcagttatcccttagtataaaaggcaaaattgtcggcaaagatctagatgtggccaatgaattcgaagaatatttctctaatattcctctgaatattactaaaggacttaatgcgtctcctaatgacgctttagacctactcaaatgttatgttccccagaatgagttagaattttcttttgagaatataactccgtacgaaatattaaaaatatttaaaacattaaatctgaaaaaaacctgtgatctttgggatttatcagtcacaattattaacaatgtaattgttgacttggctccttatttagctataatctttaataaatgcgtacaatctggtatttttcctgatatgttgaaattaagtaaagtaatcccattatttaagtccggtgataaaaatgatccaaacaattacagaccgatctctattttgccagtattaagtaaaatttttgagaaagtcatgcttaatcaattgctattatactttaactcgaataagctattgcattctcaacagtttggttttactaagggtcgctcgactgctgatgcgggtgtagcatttgttaagcacatttatgatgcgtgggaaaagtcacaaaacgctattgg from Vanessa cardui chromosome 1, ilVanCard2.1, whole genome shotgun sequence encodes the following:
- the LOC124532299 gene encoding uncharacterized protein LOC124532299, whose amino-acid sequence is MSRNRVRTLLKDNQAKQDNRVNKNRHEPRKFNLDDFVFVIKFSQVTGKLDPGMRGPYKVVKILPSGRYELKLLSGGYGKTTQAAAQYMIPWRGEWCPETCAAFFESENENSNQASSVDTSSELPVDENLKAGTSNTEVAGCSTTVEGDLQSGEAV